The genomic DNA TGATCGATGGGAGAAAAGCTAATTGTAATATTGCATCTTTTGGACGGCCTAGACCATCGCCGCCTCGAGGTAATTGTTTCTTCTTAACTTGAGATTACTCcgtaaatttttttcttttaatgagttttaATATGATCAAATGATATATTATTGGTTTGGTAAGTTATCAATATTATCTTTAAGACTTTAAGGTATTTTTGATCGTCTAAAACATTAGTTGTACATTTCTCAATTATGTTATGTGCGTAGTGTTAACCACTCAAATCCCATTTTTGAGATCGTGAATTACTAGTTTTTGAAACTTGATCAGTCAGCAATGTACTTAGTTTTCAATCGTTTGGTTTACTATTTCTCTGTATAGGACGAGGACAAACAGGAAGTCCGAGTCAATACCAAAGTGGAGCACCATCAGCCTATACGGGGATGGCTGCACCGCTGCCACCGGCTGCAGCTGGCCAGCTCATGTATCCGTCCTACGGGTAAGCTAATTAATGGCTCCAATTatttaaaaccccaaggattTAGTTAAGAGATACTTATTATAAATGTTTCGCATAGATAAGGACATGGTCCATTGCGATAGAAATGGTAGGAGACAATTTAATGCATCAATCGGGCCACTTGTTGTCAGGCTGTAAATATGATAACATAAATatgtacattaaaaaaaaaaaaaaatccttgcaatgaattttataattgttcGTCTTCAAAATTATAGTCGTCTTCAAAATATGTTGAGAAAACCCTTATCGTGCAAGACTGTAATACTAAAATCAAGGTTTattaataaatcttttttaagtttaataATAAACAAGTAGAATTTGTATTTTCTGaggaaaatcataaatttttctaattttgtttttacagagAATCATTcaattcttggtttttttttcaggtaCACCTATAACCCTGATCAGTTTGGGTACCACCAAGTAAGACTCTCTTTCTCTTAGTGACATATACATACGCAGCATGAAAAGCAAAACCGAATTTAATCATGAAGTGCAAGATATGAAATTAATAATAGATTTTACGTACAAAACGTATCTTGCACATGTCGACCACTTACATAATGCATGAAAAACACTAGCACATGCATGTTTGTTGTAAACATAGACATCCATTATGATGATCATATATACATGCAGCAGGCACTGTACAACACACAGTTGCAGCAAGCTCAGTACTatcagcagcaacagcaacTATATGGAGGGGGAgcaacatcaccatcatcatcaggaGCAACCATCATGCCTTCTCCTTACTATTACGGATATTCTCTTCAAGCCCCTAGAGTACCataccaacatcatcatcatcatcttcctcaaccATATAATCCTCAACAACAGCATCAACggttttcttctccttctttcctCGTTTACCCATCCAATTCCTCTTTTGCCCCTCCTCTCCAAGGACTACTCTCTTCTTCCACCGGTACGTAACCTTTCTTCGACTCtctcttatttatttaaatgattcTTAGGAATCTTACGTACATCTAAAATAAGATACTACGTGAATATATGTAACATGGGTTAGTCCATCGAAACCCTAGATTGTCAGTCCAAAAAATGTCATTCAGCTCGAGATGATTAGAAGAACCACATGCATCATACCGAAAATACGTGTTAGAAATCGCACATCTAAAAAAAGTTGCAATCTAAAGTAGTATATATGTGACATATATAGATCATCAA from Camelina sativa cultivar DH55 chromosome 7, Cs, whole genome shotgun sequence includes the following:
- the LOC104702612 gene encoding RNA-binding protein 24-like isoform X2, which codes for MSQTSYYRSPFGDTTYTKVFVGGLAWETPTEEMRRYFDQFGEILEAVIITDKNTGKSKGYGFVTFREADSATRAVADPNPVIDGRKANCNIASFGRPRPSPPRGRGQTGSPSQYQSGAPSAYTGMAAPLPPAAAGQLMYPSYGYTYNPDQFGYHQALYNTQLQQAQYYQQQQQLYGGGATSPSSSGATIMPSPYYYGYSLQAPRVPYQHHHHHLPQPYNPQQQHQRFSSPSFLVYPSNSSFAPPLQGLLSSSTESEAVPQQVSTSSAEGEATTTAPEITASSNTKEPNSSS
- the LOC104702612 gene encoding RNA-binding protein 24-like isoform X1, producing the protein MSQTSYYRSPFGDTTYTKVFVGGLAWETPTEEMRRYFDQFGEILEAVIITDKNTGKSKGYGFVTFREADSATRAVADPNPVIDGRKANCNIASFGRPRPSPPRGRGQTGSPSQYQSGAPSAYTGMAAPLPPAAAGQLMYPSYGYTYNPDQFGYHQQALYNTQLQQAQYYQQQQQLYGGGATSPSSSGATIMPSPYYYGYSLQAPRVPYQHHHHHLPQPYNPQQQHQRFSSPSFLVYPSNSSFAPPLQGLLSSSTESEAVPQQVSTSSAEGEATTTAPEITASSNTKEPNSSS